Proteins encoded in a region of the Flavobacteriaceae bacterium HL-DH10 genome:
- a CDS encoding adenosylcobinamide-GDP ribazoletransferase → MPCYLAKVFLGAKFKKWIGGQTGDCAGAVQQLSEVVFYLSAIALWKFI, encoded by the coding sequence ATTCCGTGTTATTTAGCAAAAGTCTTTTTAGGTGCTAAATTTAAAAAATGGATAGGCGGACAAACTGGAGATTGTGCAGGTGCTGTTCAACAATTAAGCGAAGTTGTTTTTTATTTAAGCGCAATTGCTCTATGGAAATTTATTTAA
- a CDS encoding ABC transporter substrate-binding protein, whose protein sequence is MFFSSCKEKTNTKTVDSKTTEIVSQNIKYAKSFSINNHSDYKEIIVTSAWPKSTETYKYILIKEGQAIPEHDNRTIVIKIPIKKVVVMSTTNIPVLEYLNIEDRLVGFPNTDYISSKKTRQLIESGKVKDLNNDLEINMELLLDINPELVIGFSVNGNDKSLNKIEKFGIPVVLDGAWTEQHPLGRSEWIKFIAAFFDKDEEAKVIFDKIETDYLEAKALAKKTETIPTVISGSLFKDVWNIPGGHSFVAKYLEDANTNYLWKNDQSTGSLQLNFENVLEKGQKADLWIGAGSFKNKEEMLSNHNGYSYFEAFKNNKTYTYTNKIGSKGGLMYYELGPMRPDLILKDIIKIAHPELLPTYEYFFFKTIE, encoded by the coding sequence ATGTTTTTTTCTTCATGCAAAGAGAAAACAAACACCAAGACAGTAGATTCAAAAACGACTGAGATCGTTTCTCAAAACATTAAATATGCTAAAAGTTTCTCCATAAACAACCATAGCGATTATAAAGAAATTATAGTCACTTCTGCATGGCCTAAAAGTACGGAAACCTATAAATATATTTTAATAAAAGAAGGACAAGCCATTCCTGAACATGATAACAGAACCATTGTAATTAAAATTCCAATAAAGAAAGTTGTTGTCATGTCTACAACAAATATTCCTGTATTAGAATATTTGAATATAGAAGATAGGTTAGTAGGATTTCCTAATACAGATTATATTTCATCTAAAAAAACAAGACAACTAATTGAATCAGGAAAAGTAAAAGATTTAAATAACGATTTAGAAATTAATATGGAATTACTCTTAGACATAAATCCTGAGTTGGTTATTGGATTTTCTGTAAATGGTAATGACAAATCTTTAAATAAAATAGAAAAATTTGGAATCCCTGTTGTTTTAGATGGTGCATGGACAGAGCAACATCCTTTAGGACGTTCTGAATGGATAAAATTTATAGCTGCTTTTTTTGATAAAGATGAAGAAGCAAAGGTGATCTTTGATAAAATTGAAACTGATTATTTAGAAGCTAAAGCACTTGCTAAAAAAACAGAAACTATCCCAACCGTAATATCTGGATCTTTATTTAAAGATGTATGGAATATTCCTGGAGGACATAGTTTTGTTGCAAAATATTTGGAAGATGCCAATACTAATTATCTTTGGAAAAACGACCAATCTACTGGAAGTCTTCAACTAAATTTTGAAAATGTTTTAGAAAAAGGACAAAAAGCAGACTTATGGATTGGTGCAGGATCTTTTAAAAATAAAGAAGAAATGCTTTCTAATCACAATGGTTATAGTTATTTTGAAGCTTTTAAAAACAATAAAACATATACATACACAAATAAAATTGGTTCAAAAGGAGGTCTTATGTATTATGAATTAGGGCCGATGCGTCCCGATTTAATTTTAAAAGATATTATAAAAATTGCACACCCTGAACTACTACCAACATATGAATATTTCTTTTTTAAGACAATAGAATAA
- a CDS encoding DUF5777 family beta-barrel protein — MKNLLIILLLLPLFTYSQDDLLNEIDSDSTGTEYATAAFKGLKIVNFESTKLVAKKEFTFIVSHRFGSLKNGIDTFFGLDEAVTRLNFVFGITDNFNIGVSRSSFLKIYDVSLKYKLLRQKEGGFPFTVVGYNSILINTALEKANLPLLEFKHRIGYTAQLLISRKIDSNFSLELAPTFFHDNYVVMDNQDNSQYAIGFGGRYKLNKRWSLNADYGYHLNRADNSPFKNPLSIGIDLETGGHVFQMHFTNAQPMNTNGFLGQASGDWSDGNIYFGFNLSRRF; from the coding sequence ATGAAAAACCTCTTAATTATTCTCTTATTACTACCTTTATTTACCTACTCTCAAGATGATTTATTAAATGAAATTGATAGTGATTCAACAGGAACTGAATACGCAACAGCAGCTTTTAAAGGCCTAAAAATTGTAAATTTTGAATCCACAAAATTAGTAGCTAAAAAAGAATTTACATTTATAGTATCTCATCGATTTGGAAGTCTTAAAAATGGTATTGACACCTTTTTTGGACTAGATGAAGCGGTTACACGATTAAATTTTGTGTTTGGAATTACAGATAATTTCAACATTGGTGTTTCAAGAAGTTCTTTCTTAAAAATTTATGATGTATCCTTAAAATATAAACTTTTAAGACAAAAAGAAGGTGGTTTTCCTTTTACGGTTGTAGGCTACAATTCTATTTTAATTAATACTGCTTTAGAAAAAGCGAATTTACCTTTGCTTGAATTTAAACACCGTATAGGATATACTGCACAATTGCTAATATCTAGAAAAATTGACAGCAATTTTTCACTTGAATTGGCTCCTACTTTTTTTCATGATAATTATGTAGTTATGGATAATCAAGATAATTCACAATATGCAATTGGCTTTGGCGGACGTTATAAACTTAACAAACGTTGGTCTTTAAATGCTGATTATGGTTATCATTTAAACAGAGCCGACAATTCCCCTTTTAAAAACCCGTTATCTATTGGTATAGACTTAGAAACTGGAGGACACGTATTCCAAATGCACTTTACTAATGCTCAACCTATGAATACCAATGGATTTTTAGGTCAAGCATCAGGAGATTGGAGTGATGGAAATATTTATTTCGGCTTTAATTTAAGCCGAAGATTCTAA
- a CDS encoding iron ABC transporter permease, translating into METTKSYKIAFILLALATLACFFINISLGSISIPNSEIFKSFFEPLENNSWQHIIIDYRLPKAFTSIIVGSGLGVSGLMMQTLFRNPLAGPFVLGITSGASLGVALTIMGASIFGGFLATILVSNWSTVIAASFGSFLVLLAVVIVSTRVKDTMGILIIGLMFGSITSAVVSVLSYFSSAEELQQYIFWGFGSLGNLTWEELLVLFIIYIAGILISLSSIKSLNTLLLGENYAKSLGLDIKKSRLLLIISTSLLAGTITAFVGPIAFIGLAIPHMTRQIFNTSNHKILLPAVFLLGAIVMLICDSIAQLPTSNYTLPINAITSLIGAPVVIWLLVRKRKMMF; encoded by the coding sequence TTGGAAACCACTAAATCATATAAAATTGCATTCATCCTATTAGCTTTAGCTACTCTGGCGTGCTTTTTTATTAATATTAGTTTAGGGTCAATTTCTATACCTAATTCAGAGATATTTAAAAGTTTTTTTGAACCATTAGAAAACAACTCTTGGCAACATATAATTATAGACTACAGATTACCAAAAGCGTTTACATCCATTATAGTAGGCTCTGGCTTAGGTGTTTCGGGGTTAATGATGCAAACACTATTTAGAAACCCGCTTGCCGGCCCTTTTGTTTTAGGTATTACATCTGGAGCAAGTTTAGGTGTCGCTTTAACCATTATGGGAGCTTCTATTTTTGGTGGTTTTTTGGCTACGATATTAGTTTCTAATTGGAGTACCGTTATTGCAGCTAGTTTTGGTAGTTTTTTAGTATTGCTTGCCGTAGTTATTGTATCGACTCGAGTAAAAGACACCATGGGCATTCTTATAATTGGGCTCATGTTTGGAAGTATAACCTCTGCAGTTGTTAGTGTTCTATCTTACTTTAGCTCTGCCGAAGAATTACAACAATATATCTTTTGGGGATTTGGAAGTTTAGGTAATTTAACTTGGGAAGAACTTCTGGTTTTATTCATTATTTACATTGCAGGAATACTTATAAGTTTAAGTTCTATAAAATCACTAAACACGTTATTACTTGGCGAAAATTATGCAAAAAGCCTAGGTTTAGACATAAAAAAAAGTCGATTATTACTAATAATTTCAACAAGTTTACTAGCTGGTACTATTACAGCTTTTGTAGGGCCCATTGCTTTTATAGGTTTAGCGATACCACACATGACTAGACAAATATTTAACACGTCAAATCATAAAATATTACTACCAGCCGTTTTTTTATTAGGAGCCATTGTTATGCTAATTTGTGATAGCATTGCACAATTACCAACTAGTAACTACACATTACCTATAAACGCTATAACCTCTCTAATTGGAGCCCCTGTTGTTATCTGGCTATTGGTTAGGAAACGTAAAATGATGTTTTAA
- the cobC gene encoding alpha-ribazole phosphatase, protein MEIYLIRHTTPDIEKGICYGQSDLNLKSNFTEEFEAISNQIQTKKDFKVISSPLKRCKLLAKEFNDDILFDDRLKELNFGDWELKAWNDIPEKDSNSWMEDFVNVAVPNGESYIQLASRVYAFFEEITHSESIQNLIIISHAGPIRAILAKLLKLPLKESFNIKINYGDVFLLKRENETLKLITEITL, encoded by the coding sequence ATGGAAATTTATTTAATAAGACATACCACACCCGATATTGAAAAGGGGATTTGCTACGGTCAAAGTGATTTAAATTTAAAATCAAATTTCACTGAAGAGTTCGAGGCTATTTCGAATCAAATTCAAACAAAAAAAGACTTCAAGGTTATATCGAGCCCTCTAAAACGTTGTAAGTTATTAGCAAAAGAGTTTAACGATGATATCCTTTTTGACGATCGCTTAAAAGAATTAAATTTTGGAGATTGGGAACTCAAAGCTTGGAACGATATACCAGAAAAAGATAGCAATTCTTGGATGGAAGACTTTGTAAATGTTGCTGTCCCTAATGGCGAATCGTATATACAATTAGCATCAAGAGTTTATGCTTTTTTTGAAGAAATCACACATTCAGAAAGTATTCAGAACTTAATAATTATATCTCATGCTGGACCAATAAGAGCCATACTTGCTAAACTTTTAAAGCTTCCGCTGAAAGAGTCATTCAACATTAAAATTAACTACGGTGATGTATTTCTGCTAAAGAGAGAAAACGAAACTTTAAAACTCATTACAGAAATTACACTTTAA
- a CDS encoding diphthine--ammonia ligase, whose translation MNFLCSWSGGKDSCYAFYKAIQQGYKPTVLLNVMNEFGDRSRSHGIPKNVLEAQAAALELPIHFFSSTWADYEVKYIETLKALVKDYPITYSVFGDIDIESHRSWEEKVSTAANLEAVLPLWQGDRKQLVIDMIEAGLEAMIVSCNEVLGPGFLGRIIDEAIITEFEALGVDACGENGEFHTLVVNAPFFKNRIEVDIEEKAKSSNYNFANLVLKV comes from the coding sequence ATGAATTTTTTGTGCTCTTGGAGTGGAGGTAAAGATAGTTGTTACGCTTTTTATAAAGCTATTCAGCAAGGGTATAAACCAACGGTGCTTTTAAATGTTATGAATGAGTTTGGAGACAGATCGCGTTCTCACGGCATACCTAAAAATGTTTTAGAAGCTCAGGCTGCAGCTTTAGAATTACCTATCCATTTCTTTAGTAGTACATGGGCAGATTATGAAGTAAAATATATTGAGACCTTAAAAGCACTTGTTAAAGATTATCCTATTACATATAGTGTTTTTGGTGATATAGATATTGAATCGCACCGATCTTGGGAAGAGAAAGTCTCTACAGCAGCAAACTTAGAGGCTGTTTTACCGCTTTGGCAAGGCGATAGAAAACAATTGGTTATAGATATGATAGAAGCCGGATTGGAAGCTATGATTGTATCTTGTAACGAAGTTCTTGGTCCAGGGTTTTTGGGACGCATTATTGATGAAGCTATAATTACTGAGTTTGAAGCTTTAGGAGTTGATGCTTGTGGTGAAAATGGAGAATTTCATACGTTAGTTGTAAACGCACCATTTTTTAAAAACCGCATCGAGGTTGACATAGAAGAAAAAGCTAAATCGAGTAATTACAATTTTGCGAACTTAGTTCTTAAAGTGTAA
- a CDS encoding T9SS type A sorting domain-containing protein produces MKKINLILFILTIGMISYSQTSSTGVINLSSTTGLEYTAQIDITSSEVTLTLIGPSDRWLGIGFGASSMTSNKDVVIFTGSELTDRTFIGIGSIPTLDNNQDWTVSSNEITSGKRTLVATRALNTGETNDYIFSTSDTSINLVWARGNDTTFNLEYHGSTNRGATASGFTLDINENDLASNFSLFPNPASSKLNIVLPNTIQNASINAFDVFGKQIFNKSISNLNASIDVSSWSKGIYLIKVSSEGKTNTKKFIKK; encoded by the coding sequence ATGAAAAAAATTAATTTAATTCTATTCATTTTAACAATAGGCATGATTTCCTATTCACAAACTAGTTCTACAGGAGTTATAAATTTATCGTCCACTACTGGTTTAGAGTACACAGCACAAATAGATATTACATCTTCTGAAGTAACATTAACACTAATTGGCCCTAGTGATAGATGGCTAGGTATTGGGTTTGGAGCAAGTTCAATGACATCAAATAAAGATGTTGTAATATTTACGGGTTCCGAATTGACTGATAGAACTTTTATAGGCATAGGAAGCATACCAACACTTGACAACAATCAAGATTGGACTGTAAGTTCAAATGAAATTACTTCTGGCAAGAGAACATTAGTTGCTACTCGAGCATTAAATACAGGTGAAACTAATGACTATATTTTTAGCACTTCTGATACTTCAATAAATTTAGTTTGGGCTAGAGGTAATGACACTACATTTAATCTAGAATATCATGGCAGTACTAATAGAGGTGCTACCGCTAGTGGTTTTACACTTGATATAAACGAGAATGACTTAGCTTCTAATTTTAGCTTATTCCCTAATCCTGCGTCATCAAAATTAAATATAGTATTACCAAACACTATTCAAAATGCTTCAATTAATGCCTTTGATGTTTTTGGAAAACAAATATTTAATAAATCTATTTCTAATTTAAATGCTTCAATAGATGTTTCCTCATGGAGTAAAGGCATCTATTTAATTAAAGTATCTTCTGAAGGAAAAACAAATACCAAAAAATTTATAAAAAAATAA
- the rmuC gene encoding DNA recombination protein RmuC has translation MNDNLILILAILVSGGIGAYIGMTITKLKSKSNQSTLEERQNQMSITIEDLKQILNKTEGEREDIRREKDLLNSELTRKNTEYENLQQQNIKRDAEIEERQEQLRKDFELLATKILDEKSEKFTLQNKENIKNILNPLQEKIKTFEEKVDLTQKESISMHSALKEQLLGLKDLNQQMSKEATNLTRALKGDSKMQGNWGELVLERVLEKSGLEKDREYFVQQSFTLDNGSRVLPDVVLNLPDGKKMIIDSKVSLTDYERLVNADDDDKGMYLKAHVNSIKRHVDQLSEKNYQDLYDIESPDFVLMFIPIEPAFAVVVNEDNSIYNKAFEKNIVIVTPSTLLATLRTVDSMWNNEKQQQNAIEIARQAGALYDKFEGLVSDLTGVGKKIDAAKSDYSAAMNKLVEGRGNLITSVEKLKKMGAKAKKSLPEAIIKRAEEE, from the coding sequence ATGAACGACAACCTTATTCTTATTCTCGCAATATTAGTTTCTGGCGGCATAGGCGCTTATATTGGTATGACTATTACTAAACTAAAAAGTAAAAGCAACCAAAGCACTCTTGAGGAACGTCAAAACCAAATGAGTATTACTATTGAAGATTTAAAACAAATTTTAAATAAAACTGAAGGCGAACGTGAAGATATTCGTCGTGAAAAAGATTTATTAAATTCAGAATTAACACGGAAAAACACCGAATACGAAAACCTGCAACAACAAAACATAAAACGCGATGCCGAGATAGAGGAACGACAAGAACAATTGCGTAAAGATTTTGAATTATTAGCTACTAAAATACTTGATGAAAAGTCGGAAAAATTCACCCTTCAGAATAAAGAAAACATTAAAAATATTTTAAATCCGCTACAAGAAAAAATAAAGACTTTTGAAGAAAAAGTAGATTTAACTCAAAAGGAAAGTATCAGTATGCATTCGGCTTTAAAAGAGCAACTTTTAGGTTTAAAAGACTTAAACCAACAAATGAGTAAAGAAGCCACTAACCTAACTAGAGCCTTAAAAGGCGATAGTAAAATGCAAGGAAATTGGGGTGAATTGGTTTTAGAACGTGTGTTAGAAAAATCGGGACTAGAAAAAGACAGAGAGTATTTTGTACAACAAAGTTTTACATTAGATAATGGCTCGCGTGTATTACCCGATGTGGTTTTAAACCTTCCCGACGGTAAAAAAATGATTATTGACAGCAAAGTATCCTTAACCGACTACGAGCGTTTGGTAAATGCAGACGATGATGATAAAGGCATGTATTTAAAAGCACATGTTAACTCTATAAAAAGGCATGTTGATCAACTTTCGGAAAAAAATTATCAAGATTTATACGATATAGAATCTCCCGATTTTGTACTCATGTTTATACCTATTGAACCCGCTTTTGCAGTGGTTGTAAATGAAGACAATAGTATTTATAACAAAGCCTTCGAGAAAAATATTGTTATTGTAACGCCTTCTACCCTTCTAGCGACACTTAGAACCGTTGATTCTATGTGGAATAATGAAAAGCAACAACAGAATGCTATTGAAATTGCTAGACAAGCAGGTGCTTTATATGACAAATTTGAAGGTTTAGTAAGTGATTTAACAGGTGTTGGTAAAAAGATTGATGCCGCTAAAAGTGATTATTCCGCAGCTATGAATAAACTTGTTGAAGGCCGAGGGAACCTGATTACTAGTGTTGAAAAACTTAAGAAAATGGGAGCCAAAGCAAAAAAATCACTACCTGAAGCTATTATAAAACGAGCCGAAGAAGAATAG
- a CDS encoding acyl-CoA thioesterase gives MFKHPKESQVTITELMLPAHSNFSGKIHGGYILNLMDQIAFACSSKHSRHYCVTASVNRVDFLNPIEVGELVTLKASINYTGRTSMVVGVRVESENIQTGEKKHCNSSYFTMVAKDEQGKNVPVPGIILDDEQGVRRFARSITRQEQAKTRSNKFKSSEFKIEEHIESIKTQNVKIDLE, from the coding sequence ATGTTTAAGCACCCTAAAGAATCACAAGTTACTATTACAGAATTAATGCTACCTGCGCACTCTAATTTTAGTGGTAAAATTCATGGTGGTTATATTTTAAATTTAATGGATCAGATAGCATTTGCCTGTTCCTCTAAACATTCTAGACATTATTGCGTTACAGCATCTGTAAATAGAGTAGATTTTTTAAACCCTATTGAAGTTGGAGAACTGGTTACATTAAAAGCTTCAATAAATTATACTGGTAGAACATCTATGGTTGTTGGTGTTCGTGTAGAATCAGAAAACATACAAACAGGAGAAAAGAAGCACTGTAATTCTTCTTATTTTACTATGGTTGCTAAAGATGAGCAAGGTAAAAACGTACCTGTTCCAGGTATTATATTAGATGACGAACAAGGTGTTAGACGCTTTGCTAGGAGTATTACTAGACAAGAACAAGCTAAAACAAGATCTAATAAATTTAAGTCCTCAGAATTTAAAATTGAGGAACATATTGAATCCATAAAAACACAAAATGTTAAAATAGATTTAGAATAA
- a CDS encoding ABC transporter ATP-binding protein gives MELDNKNIVLKTVDLSIGYSSKKGKTLVSSNINIELHQGGLIGLIGGNGIGKSTLLRTLTKVQNPLEGAIFINNKDISKYASLDLAKAMSLVLTEPIASKNLSVLELVALGRQPYTNWVGNLSKKDKTAIYKALQQTNIEGLKDKKCYELSDGQLQKALIARALAQDTDLIILDEPTTHLDMYHKAYILKLLKELAQETGKTILFSSHEIDLAIQLCDTLIVMNKDEVVMNDPCSLISKGTFNTLFPNDLIAFDEKTGSFRVKK, from the coding sequence ATGGAACTAGACAATAAAAATATCGTTCTTAAAACTGTAGATCTATCTATAGGCTACTCCTCTAAAAAAGGAAAAACGCTTGTTTCTTCTAACATAAACATTGAATTACATCAAGGTGGATTAATTGGACTTATTGGAGGTAATGGTATTGGAAAATCTACTTTATTAAGAACTTTGACTAAAGTTCAAAATCCACTTGAAGGCGCAATTTTTATTAATAATAAAGATATTTCTAAATACGCATCATTAGATTTAGCTAAAGCAATGAGTTTGGTTTTAACTGAACCAATTGCATCAAAAAATTTATCGGTATTAGAATTGGTTGCCTTGGGCAGACAACCTTACACCAACTGGGTTGGTAATTTGTCTAAAAAAGATAAAACTGCCATTTACAAAGCATTACAACAAACAAATATTGAAGGTTTAAAAGATAAAAAATGTTATGAATTAAGTGATGGACAGTTACAAAAAGCTTTAATAGCAAGAGCTTTAGCGCAGGACACCGATTTAATTATTTTAGATGAGCCTACCACACATCTAGACATGTATCACAAAGCTTATATACTAAAACTACTAAAAGAACTCGCCCAAGAAACTGGTAAAACCATCTTATTTTCATCGCACGAAATAGATTTAGCTATTCAATTATGTGATACTTTAATTGTTATGAATAAAGATGAAGTTGTTATGAACGACCCATGCAGCTTAATTTCTAAAGGCACATTCAACACATTATTTCCAAATGATTTAATTGCTTTTGATGAAAAAACAGGCAGTTTTAGAGTGAAGAAGTAA
- a CDS encoding adenosylcobinamide-GDP ribazoletransferase encodes MKKEIQIFLTAIMFFTRIPCPKWVDHRPEFLQKSAKYFSLVGIIVGSIGALIYYAFSFIFSTEISLLLSIVTTIYATGTFHEDGFADMCDAFGGGWTKEKILLIMKDSRLGTYGVSGLILILAVKFSALRETPIHLIPLTIIAGHSVSRFIATTLIYTHPYVRDTDDSKAKPAAKNITLSMVIVSALFGLAPLLSF; translated from the coding sequence ATGAAAAAAGAAATCCAAATATTCTTAACAGCTATTATGTTCTTTACTAGAATACCTTGTCCTAAATGGGTAGACCATAGACCAGAGTTTTTACAAAAAAGCGCAAAATATTTTTCGCTAGTTGGTATTATCGTTGGAAGTATTGGTGCTTTAATTTATTATGCTTTCTCTTTTATTTTTTCTACTGAAATAAGCTTACTACTTAGTATAGTTACTACCATATATGCTACAGGTACTTTCCATGAAGATGGATTTGCTGATATGTGTGATGCCTTTGGAGGCGGATGGACAAAAGAGAAAATTTTATTAATTATGAAAGATTCTCGTCTGGGAACTTATGGCGTTTCAGGACTAATTTTAATTCTTGCTGTTAAATTTTCAGCTTTAAGAGAAACACCTATTCATCTAATCCCTTTAACTATTATTGCAGGACATAGCGTTAGCCGTTTTATAGCAACCACTTTAATTTATACACACCCATATGTAAGAGACACAGACGATAGCAAAGCAAAACCTGCTGCTAAAAACATTACGTTAAGTATGGTTATTGTTAGTGCTTTATTTGGGTTAGCTCCTCTACTCTCTTTTTAA
- a CDS encoding ankyrin repeat domain-containing protein, translating into MKKNYFLILFIFCSSLYAQKDIYDVCRNGTVEEILKLYNESPDIINTTNNSGYSPLILACYHGNDNIVSFLVHKVKDINGSSDYGTPLMAAVVKGNLKITKILLDKKADPNIADPNGTTALHYAVLFKLTDIAKLLVKAGAKHSLKDNNGKSAYDYALINKNQELLTLLKK; encoded by the coding sequence ATGAAAAAGAATTACTTTCTAATACTATTCATTTTCTGTTCTTCATTATATGCACAAAAAGACATATATGATGTTTGCCGAAACGGAACAGTTGAAGAAATATTAAAGCTATATAATGAAAGTCCAGATATTATCAATACAACCAATAACTCAGGGTACTCTCCTTTAATTTTAGCATGCTACCATGGGAATGATAATATCGTTTCTTTTTTAGTCCACAAAGTAAAAGATATTAATGGTTCTAGTGATTATGGCACCCCTTTAATGGCAGCTGTTGTAAAAGGAAACCTAAAGATTACAAAAATTTTATTAGATAAAAAAGCAGACCCTAATATTGCCGATCCAAATGGAACAACAGCATTACACTATGCCGTTCTTTTTAAACTTACAGATATTGCTAAATTATTAGTAAAAGCAGGAGCAAAACATAGCCTTAAAGACAACAATGGAAAATCGGCTTACGATTATGCTCTTATTAATAAAAATCAAGAGTTACTAACCCTCTTAAAAAAATAA
- the cobT gene encoding nicotinate-nucleotide--dimethylbenzimidazole phosphoribosyltransferase: MENIVSIKNQELEITLQKKIDLKTKPLGSLGDLEHLAFKIGCIQNTETPKISNPTIVVFAGDHGIAKKGEVNPFPQEVTAQMVYNFINGGAAINVLTKTNGINLKVVDAGVNHNFENNLNIINSKTVFGTKNYQDEPAMTLQQCQDAMEKSGNIISQIHSEDCNTIGFGEMGISNTSSASLLMAYFMNKPIAECVGSGTGLNSEGINKKSSILSEVFKKHKPQNSKEALATFGGFEIAMLCGAILKAAELKMVIVIDGFIVSSALLAAQAINKNVLDYCIFAHNSNEQGHTKILDFLNSKPLLSLGLRLGEGTGAALAIPLLKASVDFLNNMASFESARVSGEIEK, encoded by the coding sequence ATGGAAAATATTGTCTCAATTAAAAATCAAGAATTAGAAATTACACTTCAAAAAAAAATTGATTTAAAAACAAAACCTTTAGGTTCTTTAGGCGATTTAGAACATTTAGCTTTTAAAATAGGCTGCATTCAAAATACTGAAACCCCAAAAATATCCAACCCAACCATTGTTGTTTTTGCAGGAGATCATGGCATTGCTAAAAAAGGGGAAGTCAATCCTTTTCCCCAAGAAGTAACAGCTCAAATGGTTTATAATTTTATTAACGGAGGGGCTGCTATAAATGTACTTACAAAAACTAACGGCATTAATTTAAAAGTCGTAGATGCAGGCGTTAATCATAACTTTGAAAACAACTTAAACATCATTAATTCTAAAACAGTATTTGGAACAAAAAACTACCAAGACGAACCTGCAATGACCTTACAACAATGTCAAGATGCTATGGAGAAATCTGGTAACATTATAAGCCAAATTCATTCTGAAGACTGTAATACTATAGGTTTTGGAGAAATGGGAATAAGCAACACATCATCAGCTTCATTACTTATGGCTTATTTTATGAATAAACCAATTGCCGAATGTGTTGGTTCGGGTACCGGTCTAAATTCAGAAGGCATTAATAAAAAGAGTAGCATCCTTTCTGAAGTTTTTAAAAAGCACAAACCGCAAAATTCAAAAGAAGCTTTAGCAACTTTTGGAGGCTTTGAAATAGCCATGCTTTGTGGTGCTATTTTAAAAGCAGCAGAATTAAAAATGGTTATTGTTATTGATGGCTTTATTGTTTCTTCGGCTCTTTTAGCTGCACAAGCAATAAATAAAAACGTATTAGATTACTGCATATTTGCTCATAACTCTAACGAGCAAGGTCATACTAAAATATTAGACTTCCTTAATTCTAAACCACTATTATCATTAGGGTTAAGACTAGGAGAAGGCACAGGAGCCGCTTTAGCAATACCACTATTAAAAGCTTCGGTAGATTTTTTAAATAATATGGCAAGTTTTGAAAGTGCTAGAGTTAGTGGTGAAATTGAAAAGTAA